One Terriglobia bacterium genomic region harbors:
- a CDS encoding 3-deoxy-D-manno-octulosonic acid transferase — MSVFSRRLITGQPVFTLYSILLCLGFVLLLPYFLVQAMRHGKYVVSLIERTGRLPRELHQGSKGAIWIHAVSVGESNAIAPLVSQLRARAVTRKIFISTTTLTGQQNARERISGASGFFYYPFDWRRNVRRSLGYIQPALVCLAETELWPNFIHEAHGQGIKLVVVNGRISEKSFHWYGQIKGFLRRFLPEIDLFLMQTEEDAERIRTLGAPPEKVGVCGNLKYDIQLSGKSEEGQNLVRERFLGQDGSSLWIAGSTAEGEEELVLRAFAEVKARIPAARLILAPRRPERFDTVANLVGKFSFSVVRRSQLEGGEGRHRDILLLDSVGELAALYSLAKVAFVGGSLVKKGGHNILEPAAAGVAVLFGPYMSNFQKMAEDFLSHKAALQVENADELASATITLLEDAAQGRVIGERGRALVAKSSGATARTVEMIMKLL, encoded by the coding sequence TATTCTTCTGTGCCTTGGATTTGTGCTCCTCCTGCCTTACTTCCTTGTGCAGGCCATGAGACACGGAAAATACGTTGTCAGCCTGATCGAGCGGACGGGAAGACTTCCCCGGGAACTGCACCAGGGCTCGAAGGGGGCGATCTGGATCCATGCCGTTTCTGTGGGGGAGAGCAACGCGATCGCACCCTTGGTGTCGCAGCTCAGAGCCCGTGCAGTTACCCGGAAGATCTTCATCTCCACAACCACGCTCACCGGGCAGCAGAATGCGCGCGAGCGAATCTCGGGGGCGAGCGGGTTTTTCTATTACCCGTTCGATTGGCGTCGGAATGTCCGGCGAAGCCTCGGGTACATCCAACCCGCGCTGGTCTGCCTGGCGGAGACCGAACTGTGGCCAAACTTCATTCACGAGGCCCATGGGCAGGGTATCAAGCTGGTGGTTGTAAATGGACGCATTTCGGAAAAGTCTTTCCATTGGTATGGGCAGATCAAGGGATTCCTGCGTCGATTCCTGCCCGAGATCGATCTCTTCCTCATGCAAACAGAAGAAGATGCGGAGCGCATCCGGACGCTGGGAGCGCCGCCTGAAAAGGTCGGGGTGTGCGGGAATCTGAAGTACGATATTCAGCTGAGCGGGAAGTCCGAGGAGGGGCAGAATCTGGTCCGCGAGAGGTTTTTAGGTCAGGACGGCTCGTCCTTGTGGATAGCCGGAAGTACGGCGGAGGGTGAGGAAGAACTTGTATTGAGGGCTTTCGCAGAAGTCAAGGCGCGAATCCCGGCTGCGCGGCTGATTCTTGCGCCCCGCCGGCCCGAGCGATTTGACACGGTTGCCAATCTGGTGGGCAAATTCAGTTTCAGCGTGGTCCGTCGCTCCCAGCTCGAGGGGGGTGAAGGACGCCATCGCGACATTCTCCTGCTGGACTCGGTCGGCGAGCTAGCGGCCCTTTACTCGCTGGCGAAAGTCGCCTTTGTCGGGGGCAGCCTGGTGAAGAAAGGCGGGCACAACATTCTTGAACCCGCCGCAGCCGGGGTCGCCGTCCTGTTTGGCCCGTACATGTCCAACTTTCAGAAGATGGCCGAGGATTTTCTCAGCCACAAAGCAGCCCTGCAGGTTGAAAATGCCGACGAACTGGCTTCAGCCACCATCACATTGCTTGAAGATGCGGCCCAGGGACGAGTCATCGGCGAACGGGGGCGAGCGCTGGTTGCCAAGAGCTCCGGGGCAACGGCACGTACAGTCGAAATGATCATGAAACTCCTATGA
- the waaF gene encoding lipopolysaccharide heptosyltransferase II: protein MTTPYRTRIWVRGTNWVGDSILTIPALEALRRARPEAEITLAVRPWVSEIFERTSAVDHIQIYDRSLQHRGWRGRSRFISELARGRFDVAIMFPNSFESAYLAWKADIPERIGYATDGRSLLLTRRLSIPGEILLQHQTQYYLEILRQSGFIPALPPVPGVSLEISEAHHQRARLLLSAKGVVEGKLLVGLNPGAFYGTAKRWLPERYAALADRFVDALGAIVLIFGSASERAMADSIAREMRHPAKIFSGETTLGDLAALLKCCSLFVTNDSGPMHLAAAVGTRTLAIFGPTDEQATAPVGPHTRVVKHPVSCSPCLLRECPLDHRCMTGVSVEDVYRVAADLLSH from the coding sequence ATGACGACACCTTACCGGACAAGGATCTGGGTTCGTGGAACGAACTGGGTGGGAGATTCCATTCTCACGATCCCCGCTTTGGAGGCCCTTCGGCGGGCCCGGCCGGAGGCAGAGATCACCCTGGCGGTGCGCCCGTGGGTCAGTGAAATTTTTGAGAGGACTTCTGCCGTGGATCATATTCAGATCTACGATCGTTCTCTCCAGCACCGGGGGTGGCGAGGCCGATCGAGGTTCATCTCGGAGTTGGCTCGGGGGCGTTTCGATGTGGCGATAATGTTCCCGAACTCCTTTGAAAGTGCCTACCTGGCCTGGAAGGCAGACATTCCCGAACGCATTGGCTACGCCACCGATGGAAGAAGCCTGCTTCTGACACGCCGTCTCAGTATTCCCGGGGAAATTCTGCTGCAGCACCAGACTCAATACTACCTCGAAATCCTGAGGCAGTCCGGCTTCATTCCTGCGCTCCCCCCCGTTCCAGGGGTATCGCTTGAGATTTCCGAAGCACACCATCAAAGAGCGCGCCTACTTCTCTCGGCGAAGGGAGTCGTGGAGGGAAAGCTGCTCGTTGGACTGAATCCAGGGGCGTTTTACGGAACAGCGAAGCGCTGGCTTCCAGAGCGATATGCTGCCTTGGCGGATCGATTCGTTGATGCCTTGGGAGCCATTGTGCTAATCTTTGGCTCGGCCAGCGAGCGGGCCATGGCCGATTCTATTGCGCGTGAAATGCGACACCCTGCGAAGATATTCAGCGGGGAAACCACCTTGGGGGACCTGGCCGCGCTGTTGAAATGTTGTTCCCTCTTCGTGACGAATGATTCCGGGCCGATGCATTTGGCGGCCGCTGTTGGCACCCGGACCTTGGCCATCTTCGGGCCGACTGATGAGCAGGCGACAGCGCCCGTGGGACCGCATACCCGCGTGGTCAAGCATCCCGTATCATGTAGTCCCTGCTTGCTTCGAGAATGCCCGCTGGACCACCGCTGCATGACCGGCGTCTCGGTCGAAGACGTTTACCGCGTGGCGGCTGATCTGCTCTCACATTGA
- the lpxK gene encoding tetraacyldisaccharide 4'-kinase yields MIQSPLLRICLRPGAALYSAVVNLRAHLYEKGLLKTVKVAPRVISIGNLTLGGSGKTPFTMQVTELLRAQKLSVAILCRGYKRRSGHGGAICLVSDGKTMFTEALQAGDEAQLMAQRLRDVSVVVGSPKWRAAQWIESHLGVDWIVLDDGFQHLKLARDRNILLLDADRPFDNGEVIPLGRLRESPQAIQRADIVVLVKGGDSPPEQFTPERWKALCPSAELFSAHRHCTGVSMTESRSLGPVEEIQGRKLVAFCGIAQPTQFFRDLRGHGLTVTESLVYPDHHRYSPSDTRNIILHAMECGAEALITTAKDAMNLPPRAFGNWPCYIFEIEMKLDDEARFLHSLLT; encoded by the coding sequence ATGATCCAAAGCCCGCTACTGAGAATCTGCCTTCGGCCGGGAGCTGCCCTCTATTCCGCAGTAGTGAATCTGCGCGCCCATCTTTATGAGAAGGGACTTTTGAAAACCGTCAAGGTGGCCCCGCGGGTGATCAGCATTGGGAATCTGACGCTTGGCGGGTCAGGGAAGACTCCTTTCACGATGCAGGTAACAGAACTGCTCCGGGCTCAGAAACTATCGGTGGCCATCCTTTGCAGAGGATACAAAAGGAGATCGGGGCATGGGGGGGCGATCTGCCTGGTCTCAGATGGGAAGACCATGTTCACAGAGGCGTTACAAGCTGGAGACGAAGCCCAACTGATGGCCCAACGACTGCGCGATGTTTCAGTCGTGGTGGGCTCTCCCAAGTGGCGGGCCGCACAATGGATCGAGTCACATCTTGGAGTGGATTGGATTGTGCTGGATGACGGCTTCCAGCATCTGAAACTGGCACGCGACCGGAATATTCTGCTCCTTGATGCAGATCGACCCTTTGATAATGGCGAAGTCATCCCCCTGGGCCGGCTTCGCGAGTCTCCCCAGGCGATCCAGCGGGCTGACATCGTGGTTCTGGTGAAGGGCGGGGACTCCCCCCCCGAACAGTTCACCCCGGAACGGTGGAAGGCCCTCTGCCCTTCGGCCGAACTGTTTAGCGCTCATCGGCACTGCACTGGAGTGTCGATGACTGAAAGTAGGAGTCTCGGGCCGGTCGAAGAGATCCAAGGAAGGAAGCTGGTCGCCTTCTGTGGGATTGCACAACCGACCCAATTCTTTCGCGATTTGCGGGGGCATGGACTCACCGTGACAGAATCCCTGGTTTATCCGGACCACCATCGCTACAGCCCCTCTGATACACGCAACATTATTCTGCATGCCATGGAGTGCGGGGCAGAGGCTCTCATCACCACTGCCAAGGACGCGATGAACCTCCCGCCCCGAGCGTTTGGAAATTGGCCGTGCTATATCTTCGAAATTGAGATGAAATTGGACGACGAAGCTCGATTTCTCCACTCTCTGTTGACTTGA
- a CDS encoding adenylyltransferase/cytidyltransferase family protein — protein MTEKKILDLATLRTVVAAQRAGNHKIVLANGCFDVLHVGHIRYLRGAKALGDVLVVGVNGDRSMRQIKDAGRPLMSEAARVRLVAALECVDYVTVFDDPTVEPLIKALRPDVHAKGTDYTQETVPEREAVRSYGGEVAIVGDPKDHSTRDLIRRVLGRRGERN, from the coding sequence ATGACTGAGAAGAAGATCCTTGACCTCGCCACCCTCCGGACGGTCGTTGCGGCTCAACGCGCCGGAAACCATAAGATTGTGCTCGCCAACGGGTGCTTTGATGTCCTGCATGTGGGTCATATCCGCTATCTTCGGGGGGCCAAAGCACTGGGCGATGTCTTAGTGGTCGGAGTGAATGGTGACCGTTCGATGCGGCAGATCAAGGATGCGGGGCGACCTCTGATGTCAGAGGCCGCCCGGGTTCGGTTGGTGGCGGCGCTGGAATGTGTGGATTATGTCACGGTGTTTGACGATCCGACGGTGGAGCCCTTGATTAAAGCGCTTCGTCCAGATGTCCACGCCAAAGGAACGGACTATACGCAAGAGACCGTTCCTGAACGCGAAGCGGTCCGTTCCTATGGCGGAGAGGTAGCGATTGTGGGGGATCCCAAGGACCATTCCACACGCGACTTGATTCGACGGGTCCTCGGAAGACGCGGGGAAAGGAATTGA
- a CDS encoding HAD family hydrolase produces the protein MSEKPFAVFMDRDGTVCEEVGYVNHPSRCQIYPFSAEAVRAINRAGAKAVIISNQAGVARGYFPESLVVKVNKKIARTLKSRGAHLDAIYYCPHHPDVGEPPYRLNCECRKPGRGMLDRAERELGVDLSRSYIVGDRRSDIEMAALHGLRSALVMTGYGRGEFEYHLPQWGFQPDWVCTNLLQAVKKILIHSRREHRR, from the coding sequence ATGTCAGAAAAGCCTTTTGCCGTGTTTATGGATCGCGACGGGACCGTGTGCGAGGAGGTCGGATACGTCAATCATCCCTCCCGCTGTCAAATCTATCCTTTCAGCGCCGAAGCGGTGCGCGCCATCAATCGGGCGGGCGCGAAGGCCGTGATCATCTCCAATCAGGCAGGGGTGGCACGCGGATATTTCCCGGAGTCCCTCGTGGTGAAGGTCAATAAGAAGATCGCCCGGACATTGAAATCCAGAGGAGCGCACCTCGATGCCATCTATTACTGTCCGCATCACCCCGATGTCGGAGAACCGCCGTATCGTCTCAACTGTGAGTGCCGAAAACCGGGCCGGGGGATGTTGGACCGCGCTGAACGGGAACTGGGCGTGGACCTGTCCCGATCCTACATCGTTGGAGACCGCCGGAGTGACATCGAAATGGCAGCCCTTCATGGATTGAGAAGCGCCCTCGTGATGACGGGATACGGCCGGGGGGAGTTCGAGTATCACCTTCCCCAATGGGGGTTTCAGCCGGACTGGGTCTGCACGAACCTTTTGCAGGCTGTGAAGAAAATCCTGATACATTCAAGAAGGGAACATCGCCGATGA